In one Flammeovirga yaeyamensis genomic region, the following are encoded:
- a CDS encoding glycoside hydrolase family 2 TIM barrel-domain containing protein, with the protein MKNKTIKNLLILFCVILTSNLSAQHLKWEDPTIYQLNKMQGRATSIPYNSIQEANQDLQKNIISLNGEWSFKYVGNYKGEINLAKENVKSWDKIQVPSNWEMLDYGRRIYTNTKYPWGVDNPPFIPHNKQEVGLYQKEFNLAKDWTEHDIVLYFGGVTSAFEVYINGKILGYSQDDRLPSEFDITPYVKKGKNTVALKVYRYSDGAYLEDQDHWRLSGIHREVKLIKENKLRINDFHIRAGLTDQYTNGDLQVHFEVNNHYAREVWKNYTIRTTLKDGDSEVAQSEVSVKRVIKKRPQRDDLPFAHIQSKIENVKKWSAEQPNLYQLYIELLDPLGKVVEVRTSKVGFRTIESNDKGQFLVNGQPILIYGVNRHDHHHLTGKVVSEDDMRHEIELLKKFNFNSVRTSHYPNDPRFYELCDEYGIYVMDEANLETHGITGDLTNNSLWSGQFLDRMVRMVERDKNHPSIIFWSLGNESGTGFNHAAMASWTKDFDPTRLIHYEGGQGDPTHPEYLNFTSKEFKEKLAANKITSNGTDPAYLDMLGRFYPLLESLEEVAEKDPSGRPIILTEYAHAMGNSTGNFEDYWTLIRRVDRLVGGYIWDWRDQGIEVTDKNGEKFFAYGGDFGEDIHANNFCLNGVITSDGQPKAAMYEIKHAFQPLHFEVTDFKNFKVKVENRHFFESTSIYDFSFEIIENGKVIEQGAFTSPEIKAGLNQKVQLPVKKQQFDIANEYFITIKASLKEDRVYASKGHLVAQDQYLLPQGGLFTPSFASNRGEWKKENNKVAYNDFEVVMSADGQSIEKINYQNQALITKMPTPNFWRPATDNDLKASGVNKKKKYWKKANAGLQLVSKSVNEIDGELDIRLAYELPEKKASWTTTYTLKKDGTVKVAASYVPHAPLVDMMKVGLQMEVPNTLSNIEWYGKGPEENYNDRNVGAMMGIYALPLNEFALSYAMPQAYTNRTEVRNFSLTNSKKEGVQFSSNQPFEFSVYPYTDKNIEEAQHTNELNATDNLTVNIDHKQMGVGGNNSWNEVGMPSEQYRVASQPYQFQFFISPKSKEEKSQL; encoded by the coding sequence ATGAAAAATAAGACAATTAAAAACTTACTGATATTGTTTTGTGTGATACTGACTTCTAACTTATCTGCACAACATTTAAAATGGGAAGACCCTACCATTTATCAGTTAAATAAAATGCAGGGTAGAGCCACCTCTATTCCTTACAATAGTATTCAAGAAGCAAACCAAGATCTTCAAAAGAACATTATCTCTTTAAACGGAGAGTGGTCTTTTAAATACGTGGGCAACTACAAAGGGGAAATCAACTTAGCCAAAGAAAATGTAAAAAGTTGGGATAAGATTCAGGTGCCATCAAACTGGGAAATGTTGGATTATGGTAGAAGAATTTATACCAACACAAAATACCCTTGGGGGGTAGATAATCCTCCTTTTATTCCTCATAACAAGCAGGAAGTAGGATTGTACCAAAAAGAATTCAACTTAGCGAAAGACTGGACCGAACACGATATTGTGCTTTACTTTGGAGGTGTAACTTCTGCTTTTGAAGTCTACATCAACGGAAAAATCTTAGGCTATAGTCAAGATGACCGTTTGCCCTCAGAATTTGATATTACTCCATATGTAAAGAAAGGAAAGAATACTGTAGCTTTAAAAGTATATAGATATTCTGATGGTGCTTACCTGGAAGATCAAGACCACTGGCGCTTGTCGGGTATTCATAGAGAAGTGAAGTTGATCAAAGAAAATAAATTACGTATCAATGATTTTCATATTCGTGCAGGTTTAACGGATCAATACACCAATGGTGATTTACAAGTGCATTTTGAAGTGAATAACCACTATGCTCGTGAAGTTTGGAAAAACTATACAATCAGAACAACGTTAAAAGATGGTGATTCTGAAGTAGCTCAATCGGAAGTGTCTGTAAAAAGAGTCATCAAAAAGCGTCCACAACGTGATGATCTCCCTTTTGCACATATTCAAAGCAAAATTGAGAATGTAAAGAAATGGTCAGCCGAGCAACCAAACTTATATCAATTGTACATCGAATTACTTGATCCACTTGGAAAAGTAGTAGAGGTACGTACATCAAAAGTAGGTTTTAGAACGATTGAGTCGAACGACAAAGGACAGTTCTTAGTGAACGGTCAGCCGATTTTGATATATGGTGTAAACCGTCACGATCATCATCACCTTACAGGTAAAGTGGTTTCTGAAGATGACATGAGACATGAAATCGAATTACTTAAGAAGTTCAATTTCAACTCGGTAAGAACATCACATTATCCTAACGATCCTAGATTCTACGAACTATGTGATGAGTACGGTATATATGTAATGGATGAGGCTAATTTAGAAACTCATGGTATTACAGGTGACTTGACTAACAACAGCTTATGGTCTGGTCAGTTCTTAGATCGTATGGTGCGTATGGTTGAAAGAGATAAAAACCATCCATCGATTATTTTCTGGTCGTTGGGTAATGAGTCGGGTACAGGTTTTAACCACGCGGCTATGGCAAGCTGGACAAAAGATTTTGATCCAACTCGTTTAATTCACTACGAAGGTGGTCAAGGCGATCCAACACATCCAGAATATTTAAACTTTACTTCTAAAGAATTCAAAGAGAAATTAGCGGCGAACAAGATTACCTCTAACGGTACAGACCCTGCATACTTAGACATGTTAGGTAGATTCTACCCGTTGTTAGAAAGCTTGGAAGAAGTAGCTGAAAAAGATCCTTCGGGAAGACCAATTATTCTTACAGAGTATGCACATGCGATGGGTAACAGTACAGGTAATTTTGAAGATTACTGGACGTTAATCCGCAGAGTAGACCGTCTTGTAGGAGGTTACATTTGGGATTGGAGAGATCAAGGTATTGAAGTAACCGATAAAAACGGAGAAAAGTTCTTTGCTTACGGCGGCGATTTTGGTGAAGATATCCATGCCAATAACTTCTGTCTAAACGGTGTAATTACATCAGACGGACAACCGAAAGCAGCAATGTACGAGATCAAGCATGCCTTCCAACCTTTACATTTTGAAGTAACCGATTTCAAGAACTTTAAAGTGAAAGTAGAGAACCGTCATTTCTTTGAGTCGACTTCTATTTATGATTTCAGTTTTGAAATTATTGAAAATGGAAAAGTGATTGAACAAGGTGCATTTACGAGCCCTGAAATTAAAGCCGGCTTAAATCAAAAAGTGCAACTACCAGTTAAAAAGCAACAATTTGATATTGCCAACGAGTACTTCATTACAATCAAAGCATCTTTGAAAGAAGATAGAGTGTATGCATCAAAAGGTCATTTGGTTGCACAAGACCAATATTTACTTCCTCAGGGTGGATTGTTTACTCCTTCGTTTGCATCAAATAGAGGGGAGTGGAAAAAAGAAAACAACAAAGTTGCTTACAACGACTTCGAAGTAGTAATGAGTGCGGATGGTCAGTCGATCGAAAAAATCAACTATCAGAATCAAGCATTGATTACAAAAATGCCAACGCCAAACTTCTGGAGACCGGCAACGGACAATGACTTGAAAGCTTCTGGAGTGAACAAGAAAAAGAAATACTGGAAAAAAGCGAATGCAGGTCTACAATTGGTATCAAAATCAGTAAATGAAATTGATGGTGAGTTAGATATTCGTTTAGCATATGAATTGCCAGAGAAAAAAGCTTCTTGGACGACAACTTATACTTTAAAGAAAGATGGTACTGTAAAAGTAGCTGCTTCTTATGTGCCTCATGCTCCGCTTGTGGACATGATGAAAGTAGGTTTACAAATGGAAGTACCTAACACTTTATCAAATATTGAGTGGTATGGTAAAGGTCCTGAAGAAAACTACAACGACAGAAATGTTGGAGCAATGATGGGTATTTATGCGCTTCCATTGAATGAGTTTGCTTTAAGTTATGCTATGCCTCAAGCGTATACTAACCGTACTGAAGTGAGAAACTTTAGTTTAACAAATTCGAAAAAAGAGGGTGTGCAATTCTCAAGTAATCAGCCGTTTGAGTTTAGTGTGTATCCTTACACTGACAAAAACATCGAGGAAGCACAACATACGAATGAATTAAATGCCACTGATAATTTAACAGTGAACATAGATCATAAACAAATGGGAGTGGGTGGTAACAACTCTTGGAACGAAGTGGGAATGCCTTCGGAACAATATAGAGTAGCATCTCAACCTTACCAATTCCAATTTTTTATCTCTCCAAAATCGAAAGAGGAGAAATCTCAATTGTAA
- a CDS encoding RagB/SusD family nutrient uptake outer membrane protein has translation MKNLKYIVLSLVIGLSTSACSNFLELERDNNRTEDEIWSHPVTAEGVLLSGYQGLPNFYTTYGNDILDCATDNGVTRQINSTVRRMAAGGWNPSSNPIGDWSGSYEIIRNMNDFLMKGFDVDYFIADSLRNENYKRRLKGEAHFLRAYYHFNVLRRHGGLAENGQVLGIPIITNEVSINETLPRNTYEEVVAQILADTDVAIELLPLEYTGDNVDFGESNVGRASKMAAHALRSVVTLYAASPAFDDKNDDITTDEAWGRAVYESQKLIDIMGGLPSWNDDIYFDDRVGEPIMRRYSNNNDIEKKNLPPSLNGQGFSNPSQELVDAFPMANGYPVDHPDSGYDPEKPYEGRDTRFYATVIHNGMDFKGSTIDTYVGGEDHADVNEYATRTGYYLKKFINPNVSITPGTTTNGRHYTALFRKVEAYLNYAEAANELVGPNTVPPFGRLTAKEAIQVIRSRAKIDSDAYLNTITGRDGFREFIHNERRIELAFENHRFYDVRRWNYDLNELNSPVNGIEINVNQDTQTTSYQEVHVEDRNYQDYMIYGPIPYREVLKGDAIIQNKGW, from the coding sequence ATGAAGAATCTTAAATACATAGTATTAAGCTTGGTGATTGGATTATCGACATCAGCTTGTAGCAACTTTCTAGAATTAGAGAGAGACAATAATAGAACAGAAGACGAAATTTGGTCGCATCCAGTAACGGCAGAAGGGGTTTTACTTTCGGGATATCAAGGATTGCCTAATTTCTACACCACTTACGGAAACGATATCTTGGATTGTGCTACCGATAATGGCGTCACAAGACAAATCAATTCGACGGTAAGAAGAATGGCTGCTGGAGGTTGGAACCCATCGTCGAATCCTATTGGCGATTGGTCAGGTTCTTATGAAATCATCAGAAACATGAACGACTTTCTAATGAAAGGATTTGATGTAGATTATTTCATCGCCGACTCTCTTAGAAACGAGAATTATAAAAGAAGACTAAAAGGAGAAGCACATTTCCTAAGAGCGTATTATCACTTTAACGTCTTGAGAAGACACGGCGGTTTAGCAGAAAATGGTCAGGTGTTGGGTATTCCAATCATTACAAATGAAGTATCCATCAACGAAACATTGCCAAGAAATACTTACGAGGAAGTGGTTGCTCAAATTTTAGCTGATACAGATGTAGCCATCGAATTATTACCACTTGAATATACAGGTGATAATGTTGATTTTGGAGAATCGAATGTAGGTAGAGCATCAAAAATGGCGGCTCACGCACTTCGTTCTGTTGTGACATTGTATGCGGCAAGTCCAGCATTTGATGATAAAAATGATGATATCACCACAGATGAAGCTTGGGGTAGAGCAGTGTACGAAAGCCAAAAGTTGATCGATATTATGGGTGGTTTACCTTCTTGGAACGACGACATCTATTTTGACGATAGAGTAGGTGAACCAATTATGCGTAGATACTCGAATAACAATGATATTGAAAAGAAAAATCTTCCTCCATCGTTAAACGGTCAAGGTTTCTCTAATCCTTCACAAGAGTTAGTAGATGCTTTCCCAATGGCCAACGGTTACCCAGTAGATCATCCAGATTCTGGTTATGACCCAGAAAAACCTTACGAAGGTAGAGATACAAGATTTTATGCTACGGTAATTCATAATGGAATGGACTTTAAAGGCAGTACTATCGATACCTATGTAGGAGGTGAAGATCATGCAGACGTGAATGAGTATGCGACAAGAACAGGATATTATTTAAAGAAGTTTATCAATCCTAACGTGAGTATCACTCCAGGTACAACCACTAATGGTAGACATTACACCGCATTATTTAGAAAAGTGGAAGCTTACCTAAACTATGCGGAAGCGGCCAACGAATTGGTTGGTCCTAACACCGTGCCTCCTTTTGGAAGATTGACAGCAAAAGAAGCGATCCAAGTGATTCGTTCTAGAGCAAAAATTGATTCTGATGCTTACTTAAATACAATTACTGGTCGTGATGGTTTCAGAGAATTTATTCATAATGAGAGACGTATAGAATTGGCTTTCGAAAATCACCGTTTTTATGATGTTCGTCGCTGGAATTACGATTTGAATGAATTAAATTCACCAGTAAATGGAATAGAGATAAATGTAAATCAAGACACACAAACAACTTCCTATCAAGAGGTCCATGTCGAAGATAGAAATTACCAAGACTACATGATCTATGGTCCAATACCATACCGTGAAGTCCTAAAAGGTGACGCTATTATTCAGAACAAAGGATGGTAA
- a CDS encoding RagB/SusD family nutrient uptake outer membrane protein has translation MKKLIILLLGLGLFSCERFLDRSPDQGVTESEVFTNYESYRAFNDQLYAYLDDYFDWRRRFDSGSFSDETENNSNWTVQNDMNAGGFYSKPGNAQQHEIGWEMSSHGIGSRSPVIANGFQAIRAANISIERIEMLEDATQQQIDELLGQAYFMRAWHYFQIIIRWGGMPEMSASFTPDTDFNLPRRNFVESAEDCLNDLDMAFELLPTRWELNQLGRVTKGSALGLKEMIQLYMASPLMQQHSGNSATYNHELLKAAMKTQGDLFRNAGEYGIALLNGDNYRDIFYSEFEPANSEYIFWRHTGVRSAQDLKNHFIPQSYGGGNATTGPTQNTVDRYEMISGLPISDPDSGYDPSKPYENRDPRFYNNILYDGAPWGMNGDTQLYIETYTGGREDKLPINQRSLTGYFVKKYWPEGSNRWENRYGMHFMPWVYIRYAQVYLDFAEAANEVYGPTAAAPETGISAVQAINIIRNRVGMPDVNSKYTSSKEAFRDRIRNERAVELCFEGHRWFDSRRWKTAVQDYRTVRKVVITKNGDDATYEYPEIPNARNFAERNYWYPIPLEEVSKNENFTQNPGW, from the coding sequence ATGAAAAAATTAATCATATTACTATTAGGACTTGGTCTTTTTTCATGTGAAAGGTTTTTAGATCGTTCACCAGATCAAGGAGTAACAGAATCTGAAGTATTTACAAACTACGAATCATACAGAGCATTTAACGATCAGTTATATGCTTACTTGGACGATTACTTCGATTGGAGACGTCGTTTTGATTCGGGTAGTTTTAGTGATGAAACAGAAAACAATTCGAACTGGACCGTTCAGAATGATATGAATGCAGGTGGTTTTTATTCGAAACCAGGTAATGCACAACAACATGAGATCGGTTGGGAAATGAGTAGTCATGGTATTGGTTCTCGTTCTCCTGTAATTGCGAACGGTTTCCAAGCTATTCGTGCGGCAAACATTAGTATCGAAAGAATCGAAATGTTGGAGGATGCTACTCAACAACAGATCGATGAGTTATTAGGACAAGCTTACTTTATGAGAGCATGGCACTATTTCCAAATAATAATTCGTTGGGGAGGAATGCCAGAAATGAGTGCATCGTTTACTCCTGATACCGATTTTAATCTTCCTAGAAGAAACTTTGTAGAAAGTGCAGAAGATTGCCTGAACGATTTGGACATGGCTTTTGAATTATTACCAACAAGATGGGAATTGAATCAATTGGGTCGTGTGACAAAAGGTAGTGCTTTGGGATTGAAAGAAATGATTCAATTGTACATGGCTTCTCCTTTAATGCAACAGCATTCTGGCAACAGTGCCACTTACAATCATGAGTTGTTGAAAGCCGCTATGAAAACACAAGGTGATTTGTTTAGAAATGCTGGAGAATATGGTATTGCATTATTGAATGGAGATAATTACAGAGACATTTTTTACAGTGAATTCGAACCTGCCAATTCAGAATACATTTTCTGGAGACACACAGGTGTTCGTAGTGCACAAGACTTGAAAAACCATTTTATTCCACAATCCTATGGCGGAGGTAATGCCACAACAGGTCCAACTCAAAATACAGTAGATCGTTATGAAATGATTAGCGGTTTACCGATTTCAGATCCTGATTCTGGTTATGATCCAAGCAAGCCTTACGAGAATAGAGACCCACGTTTCTACAACAACATACTCTATGATGGTGCCCCTTGGGGAATGAATGGAGATACACAATTGTATATCGAAACATATACGGGTGGTAGAGAAGATAAATTACCAATCAACCAAAGATCATTGACCGGCTATTTCGTAAAGAAATACTGGCCTGAAGGAAGTAACCGTTGGGAAAACAGATACGGTATGCACTTCATGCCATGGGTTTATATCAGATATGCACAAGTGTACTTGGATTTTGCAGAAGCAGCCAATGAGGTCTATGGTCCTACTGCAGCGGCTCCCGAAACAGGTATTTCAGCAGTGCAAGCCATCAATATCATCAGAAATAGAGTAGGAATGCCAGATGTAAATTCAAAATATACATCAAGCAAAGAGGCTTTTAGAGATAGAATTAGAAACGAGAGAGCGGTAGAACTTTGTTTCGAAGGACACCGTTGGTTCGATTCAAGAAGATGGAAAACGGCTGTTCAAGATTACAGAACAGTGCGCAAAGTAGTCATTACCAAAAACGGAGATGATGCTACCTACGAGTATCCTGAGATTCCAAATGCAAGGAACTTCGCAGAGAGAAACTATTGGTATCCTATCCCATTGGAGGAAGTAAGTAAAAATGAAAATTTCACTCAAAATCCAGGATGGTAA
- a CDS encoding SusC/RagA family TonB-linked outer membrane protein, which translates to MKYNKKIYTIALASLFTFMVGNVNAQDEIEIPVRETSNATERFKKTINSGVTGEIDNTFRKVSKDRFVGVANGIHGDDLSTSNEMNLSNTLQGRILGLQVTTNANTPGGGGASIYVRGKDRNDSNSPLFLVDGIDRPWQDLNPEEIDQVVVLRDATAKILYGSRAANGVVLITTKRGNASTGLHISGGFEFGMKTPTSTPEFLGADEYAQYYNQARLNDGLPTYYSDQQINAYRNGSDPLLNPNNDYRSFALKESATYQKGYLNFQGGTQKTKFFAHLGYTGDGGLEALGYQTTYERFNMRANVDIELSKWATLKTDVAGRAEFRNKPAISTADFYTDLSATRANEYPIFIQEGTNRENTILGGSLNHPKNIYGELNYGGYDIQNDKNIQTRMGFEFDFDDYVKGLSADVYASMDYNSMFRYGKNEGYNSYAVVMPQGDDYKYQLVNSGLKSDDQVRKASSDYYSNAFYGSINYDRTFNEIHQLLVTGVGYVQSTSDSQSFQVHKHLHSGLTANYMLNNKYVVEGSSVIVASNTLQNHNQSMWTYAGGLGWIVSNENFLKNNDVLTYLKLKGSAGVLAHNNSLNYYSEILRYGESGDARFGPTNNNRYPVWVPQAYGNEDLEYEKSVELNLGTELALFRNIYMEANVFRNARKDMPVYMNDFYPDYMGGNQMMMNYNSTLSNGLEVMVSYMKQLGHWHLGVSGNFMYQQTKWDEVLEFKYDENYLSQKGMPIGNIYGYRNLGFFQNAQDVESSTHQTFGPLRPGDIKYRDLNNDGVIDEDDKEFLGTTDPTMTFGIQLNIGYKNFNLFVHGTGLAGHYLNNSSMYYQFDGLMNYSEIARGAWTEATANEATYPALTTGQSTNNFQNSDFWLERGNFFRIKSVELSYTMPKKIVKKMAGIESTFTLRGNNLFEFTSIKNKNLDPERPNTGVTNFPIMRSVTLGAHFKF; encoded by the coding sequence ATGAAGTACAATAAAAAAATATATACTATAGCATTGGCTTCCTTATTTACCTTCATGGTAGGGAACGTGAATGCTCAGGACGAGATAGAAATTCCTGTTAGGGAAACGTCGAATGCTACTGAACGATTTAAGAAAACAATCAATTCAGGTGTAACCGGCGAAATTGATAATACTTTTAGAAAGGTATCGAAAGATAGATTTGTTGGAGTGGCGAATGGCATTCATGGAGATGATTTATCGACTTCCAACGAAATGAACTTATCGAATACCTTGCAAGGTAGAATCTTAGGTTTGCAGGTAACAACAAATGCGAACACTCCTGGCGGAGGTGGAGCATCGATATATGTTAGAGGTAAAGATAGAAACGATTCCAATTCTCCTCTATTTTTAGTGGATGGAATTGACAGACCTTGGCAAGATTTGAACCCGGAAGAAATTGATCAGGTAGTTGTATTAAGAGATGCAACGGCTAAGATTTTGTACGGTTCAAGAGCAGCTAATGGTGTGGTTTTAATTACGACAAAAAGAGGTAACGCATCGACAGGTTTACATATTTCTGGTGGTTTTGAGTTTGGTATGAAAACTCCAACAAGTACTCCAGAGTTTTTAGGGGCCGACGAATATGCTCAATATTATAATCAAGCACGATTAAACGATGGTTTACCGACTTACTATAGCGATCAACAAATCAATGCTTATAGAAATGGTTCAGATCCGTTGCTTAATCCGAATAACGATTACAGATCTTTTGCTTTAAAGGAATCGGCAACGTATCAAAAAGGTTACTTGAACTTCCAAGGTGGTACACAAAAGACGAAGTTCTTTGCACATCTAGGGTATACAGGTGATGGCGGTTTGGAAGCATTAGGTTACCAAACTACTTATGAGCGTTTTAATATGAGAGCCAATGTAGACATCGAATTATCGAAGTGGGCTACATTAAAAACTGACGTAGCAGGTAGAGCAGAATTTAGAAATAAGCCAGCCATATCAACGGCTGATTTTTATACGGACTTATCCGCTACGAGAGCGAACGAATATCCTATCTTCATTCAGGAAGGTACGAACCGTGAAAACACCATTTTAGGAGGTAGTTTAAATCACCCAAAAAACATTTATGGTGAATTAAATTATGGAGGTTACGATATTCAGAACGATAAGAATATTCAAACTCGTATGGGATTTGAGTTCGATTTCGACGATTATGTAAAGGGTTTGTCTGCAGATGTATATGCTTCTATGGACTATAACTCTATGTTTAGATATGGTAAGAACGAAGGATATAATAGCTATGCAGTAGTAATGCCGCAAGGCGATGATTACAAGTACCAATTGGTGAACTCTGGTTTAAAATCAGACGACCAAGTGAGGAAAGCATCAAGTGATTATTACAGCAACGCTTTTTATGGTTCGATTAACTACGATAGAACATTCAACGAAATTCATCAGCTATTGGTAACGGGTGTAGGTTATGTACAATCTACTTCGGATAGTCAGAGTTTCCAAGTACACAAACACTTGCACTCTGGTCTAACTGCCAATTATATGCTGAACAATAAATATGTAGTAGAAGGATCTTCAGTGATCGTAGCCTCAAATACACTGCAGAACCACAATCAATCGATGTGGACGTACGCAGGTGGTCTTGGATGGATCGTTTCCAACGAGAACTTTTTAAAAAATAATGATGTGTTGACTTACTTAAAATTAAAAGGTTCTGCGGGTGTATTGGCACACAACAACTCTTTGAATTACTATAGTGAAATACTTCGCTACGGTGAAAGTGGTGATGCTCGTTTCGGTCCAACAAACAATAACAGATATCCAGTTTGGGTACCTCAGGCCTACGGAAACGAAGATTTGGAGTACGAAAAGTCGGTAGAGTTAAACTTAGGTACTGAGTTGGCATTGTTCAGAAACATCTACATGGAAGCAAATGTATTTAGAAATGCTCGTAAAGACATGCCTGTATACATGAACGATTTCTACCCAGATTATATGGGTGGTAACCAAATGATGATGAACTACAATTCTACTTTAAGTAACGGATTGGAAGTGATGGTTTCTTACATGAAGCAATTAGGACATTGGCACCTTGGCGTATCGGGTAACTTTATGTACCAGCAAACGAAATGGGACGAAGTATTGGAATTTAAATACGATGAAAACTACTTGAGCCAAAAAGGGATGCCTATTGGTAATATTTACGGATATAGAAACTTAGGTTTCTTCCAAAATGCTCAGGATGTGGAATCATCTACTCACCAAACATTTGGCCCTTTACGTCCGGGAGATATAAAATATAGAGATCTAAATAACGACGGAGTAATTGATGAAGACGATAAGGAATTCTTAGGAACGACAGATCCAACTATGACTTTCGGTATTCAGTTAAACATCGGTTATAAAAACTTCAACTTATTTGTTCATGGTACAGGTTTGGCAGGTCATTACTTAAACAATTCTAGTATGTATTATCAATTTGATGGGTTGATGAACTACTCTGAAATTGCTAGAGGGGCATGGACAGAAGCTACAGCAAACGAGGCGACATATCCAGCGTTAACGACAGGTCAATCTACTAACAACTTCCAAAATTCTGATTTCTGGTTGGAGAGAGGAAATTTCTTCAGAATCAAAAGTGTTGAGTTAAGCTATACAATGCCGAAGAAAATCGTGAAGAAAATGGCAGGGATTGAGTCAACGTTTACGCTTAGAGGAAACAACTTGTTTGAGTTTACATCCATCAAAAACAAAAACCTTGATCCTGAGCGACCAAACACTGGCGTTACCAATTTCCCAATTATGAGAAGTGTCACTTTAGGTGCTCATTTTAAATTCTAA
- a CDS encoding DUF1735 domain-containing protein → MKKLLNLFFIATLFLTGCDSYNDYLTDYDYSTTYFPYQKPVRTVIAGEGLQFKMGVVLGGKRENTKTEVVKFEIDTTLLRDTPFELLPSEYYTLSNDNEMWIQEGQFQGLIDVVMDSVNFLSDPNSLTRHYALPVRIISATTDSVLTGDELKGIAPMDYMIPVIRYIHTLDAIWYHHGVDSAFNASGDLEEVIVNSTEDLINNSTWNLSTVGATKVISNGLSGIKNTSRLEMDMNFEDGAIDLKSTSDSEIQNVENISSRYVSDDLKVYLKYKYTADNLTHIVTDTLTFRNKELSLELWD, encoded by the coding sequence ATGAAGAAATTACTAAACTTATTTTTTATCGCAACCCTGTTCCTAACAGGTTGCGATAGCTACAACGATTATTTAACAGATTACGATTACTCAACGACTTACTTTCCTTATCAAAAACCAGTAAGAACTGTAATTGCTGGCGAAGGATTACAGTTTAAAATGGGTGTAGTATTAGGTGGTAAAAGAGAGAATACGAAAACAGAAGTAGTTAAATTCGAAATCGATACGACCTTGTTAAGAGATACGCCATTCGAATTACTTCCTTCTGAATATTATACATTGAGTAACGATAACGAAATGTGGATTCAGGAAGGTCAATTTCAAGGTTTGATTGATGTGGTAATGGATTCGGTAAACTTCCTTTCGGATCCCAACTCTTTGACAAGACACTATGCCTTGCCAGTTAGAATTATCTCTGCAACGACCGATTCGGTGCTTACAGGAGATGAATTGAAAGGGATCGCTCCAATGGATTATATGATTCCGGTAATCAGATACATTCATACATTGGATGCGATTTGGTATCATCATGGAGTAGATTCAGCGTTTAATGCAAGCGGAGACTTGGAGGAAGTAATTGTAAACAGTACAGAAGATCTGATCAACAACTCTACTTGGAATTTATCTACAGTAGGAGCAACTAAAGTAATCAGTAATGGTTTGTCTGGAATCAAGAATACTTCGAGATTAGAAATGGACATGAACTTTGAAGATGGTGCAATTGACTTAAAGAGCACATCAGATTCTGAAATTCAGAATGTAGAGAACATCTCTTCTCGTTATGTGAGTGATGATCTAAAAGTGTATTTAAAATATAAGTATACAGCAGATAACCTGACTCATATCGTAACAGATACGCTTACTTTTAGAAACAAAGAGTTATCGTTAGAGCTTTGGGATTAA